From Candidatus Bathyarchaeota archaeon, one genomic window encodes:
- a CDS encoding DUF373 family protein produces the protein MAKRESNQQMQKRILILCVDRDGDLEAKAAIKTPLLGRTANLDAAVALALKDSEEPDANAMFEAVSLYDRLTANKQADEVFEVATISGTDLGGVSADRKLVAELNSLQESFGANEVILVSDGFSDEAVLPLVESRVPVSSVRRIVIKHSESIEETAAVFTKYVRLLVDNPRYARIALGLPGILVLIFGVLWGIDNSGIYPGAIYLFGIAFVIVVGGFLLLKGFGVDRASRDFYNWAKNYEPPALPIQISNYTIIAGILCVAVSIYLGVTNVYINVQPFPADVGAWISALPNIAGSFILGFEDLLTVGICIVLLGRSIRLYFERDSKLLRNVALIVSVAWSRMILDGTAKLMISYYKGQSTVVGLNDPVFATFLFTIIVGILIGVASVLLIYIVNKSAKGFFKKKEEKIEEV, from the coding sequence ATGGCTAAGCGGGAATCGAATCAGCAGATGCAAAAGCGCATCTTAATTTTATGTGTTGATAGAGATGGCGATCTAGAAGCTAAAGCAGCCATCAAAACGCCGCTTTTGGGAAGAACCGCCAATTTAGACGCTGCGGTTGCGTTGGCACTTAAAGATTCAGAGGAACCCGACGCTAACGCCATGTTTGAAGCCGTAAGCCTCTACGATCGACTAACCGCTAATAAGCAAGCTGACGAAGTTTTTGAGGTAGCCACCATTTCTGGAACCGACTTAGGCGGAGTTAGTGCTGACCGTAAACTTGTTGCGGAACTTAACAGTTTACAGGAAAGTTTTGGCGCCAACGAGGTCATATTGGTCTCTGACGGTTTCTCTGACGAAGCGGTTTTGCCACTTGTGGAATCCCGCGTTCCAGTGTCCTCTGTGAGGCGCATTGTGATTAAGCACAGCGAATCCATCGAGGAAACTGCTGCAGTCTTTACCAAATATGTTCGTTTACTGGTGGATAATCCGCGTTACGCTCGGATAGCTTTAGGTTTGCCTGGTATTTTGGTTCTCATTTTCGGAGTCCTTTGGGGAATAGACAATTCAGGCATCTACCCAGGCGCAATCTACCTGTTCGGCATCGCTTTTGTGATAGTGGTAGGCGGGTTTTTGCTGCTTAAAGGCTTCGGTGTTGATCGCGCCAGCAGAGATTTCTATAATTGGGCGAAGAATTATGAGCCACCTGCTTTGCCTATTCAGATTTCCAACTATACAATCATCGCGGGGATTCTCTGTGTAGCTGTGAGCATATATTTGGGTGTTACGAACGTGTACATCAACGTGCAGCCTTTCCCCGCAGATGTAGGCGCTTGGATTAGTGCGCTTCCTAACATTGCTGGAAGCTTTATTTTAGGTTTTGAAGACTTATTGACAGTAGGTATATGTATTGTTCTTTTGGGTAGAAGTATACGGTTATATTTTGAGCGGGATTCGAAACTGCTCCGTAACGTTGCTTTGATAGTTTCTGTTGCATGGTCTAGGATGATTCTTGACGGTACTGCAAAACTGATGATTTCCTACTATAAGGGGCAGTCCACGGTGGTCGGCTTAAATGACCCCGTTTTCGCCACTTTCCTGTTCACGATAATCGTGGGTATTCTCATCGGTGTTGCCTCTGTTTTGCTAATATACATCGTTAACAAGTCGGCTAAGGGTTTCTTTAAGAAGAAAGAAGAAAAAATCGAAGAAGTCTAA